The Streptomyces laurentii genome contains a region encoding:
- a CDS encoding DNA ligase (BRCT sequence motif;~Breast Cancer Suppressor Protein (BRCA1), carboxy-terminal domain. The BRCT domain is found within many DNA damage repair and cell cycle checkpoint proteins. The unique diversity ofthis domain superfamily allows BRCT modules to interact forming homo...; cd00027;~DNA ligase [Streptomyces venezuelae ATCC10712];~Dimer interface [polypeptide binding];~K-X-D-G motif;~NAD+ dependent DNA ligase adenylation domain. DNA ligases catalyzethe crucial step of joining the breaks in duplex DNA during DNA replication, repair and recombination, utilizing either ATP or NAD(+) as a cofactor, but using the same basic reaction...; cd00114;~NAD-dependent DNA ligase C4 zinc finger domain; pfam03119;~NAD-dependent DNA ligase LigA; Validated; PRK07956;~NAD-dependent DNA ligase OB-fold domain; pfam03120;~catalytic site [active];~identified by MetaGeneAnnotator; putative;~nucleotide binding pocket [chemical binding]), giving the protein MTVEQGAPAEAREKHAELAEQVEEHRFRYYVKDQPVVSDAEFDRLLRSLEELEADYPDLRTPDSPTQKVSGSYETEFTAVEHRERMLSLDNAFDDAELAAWAERVAKDVGTGAYHFLCELKVDGLAVNLTYEHGRLTRAATRGDGRTGEDITPNVRTIADIPHRLSGERVPDLVEIRGEVYFPMAAFEALNARLVEAGDKPFANPRNAAAGSLRQKDPKVTATRPLHMVVHGIGARDGLEIARLSDAYALLHEWGLPTARHNKVVDSLDGVREFIAYFGENRHSVEHEIDGVVVKLDEIPLQGRLGSTARAPRWAIAWKYAPEEVNSKLIDIKVGVGRTGRVTPYAQVEPVTVAGSEVEFATLHNQDVVKAKGVLIGDTVVLRKAGDVIPEILGPVVDLRDGTEREFVMPAECPECGTALKPMKEGDIDLRCPNARTCPAQLRERLAFLVGRSSLDIENFGMVAAAALTRPLEPAEPPLADEGDLFDLTIEQLLPIRAYVLDPDSGLPKRDPKTGEEKIVSVFANQKGEPKKNALAMLKHIEEAKTRPLARFLNGLSIRHVGPVAAEALAREFRSLERIEQATEQELAEVDGVGGIIAAAVKRWFEEDWHREIVRKWRAAGVALEDEGAGEEQGPRPLDGLTVVVTGTLKDYTRDGAKESLQARGAKVTGSVSKKTAFVVVGDSPGSKYDKAMQLKVPVLDEQGFVVLLEQGPEAAREAALPVAE; this is encoded by the coding sequence GTGACAGTCGAACAGGGGGCCCCCGCCGAGGCGCGGGAGAAGCACGCCGAGCTGGCGGAGCAGGTCGAGGAGCACCGCTTCCGGTACTACGTGAAGGACCAGCCGGTCGTCAGCGACGCGGAGTTCGACCGGCTCCTGCGGTCGCTGGAGGAGCTGGAGGCGGACTACCCGGATCTGAGGACGCCGGATTCGCCGACCCAGAAGGTGTCCGGCTCGTACGAGACGGAGTTCACCGCCGTCGAGCACCGCGAGCGGATGCTGTCCCTGGACAACGCGTTCGACGACGCGGAGCTGGCCGCCTGGGCCGAGCGGGTCGCGAAGGACGTCGGCACGGGCGCGTACCACTTCCTGTGCGAGCTGAAGGTCGACGGACTCGCCGTGAACCTCACGTACGAGCACGGGCGGCTGACCCGTGCGGCGACCCGCGGCGACGGCCGTACGGGCGAGGACATCACGCCCAACGTGCGCACGATCGCGGACATCCCGCACCGGCTGTCCGGCGAGCGCGTCCCGGACCTGGTGGAGATCCGCGGCGAGGTCTACTTCCCGATGGCCGCCTTCGAGGCGCTGAACGCGCGCCTGGTGGAGGCCGGTGACAAGCCGTTCGCCAACCCGCGCAACGCGGCGGCGGGTTCGCTGCGCCAGAAGGACCCGAAGGTGACGGCGACCCGGCCGCTGCACATGGTGGTCCACGGCATCGGCGCCCGCGACGGCCTGGAGATCGCCCGCCTGTCGGACGCGTACGCGCTGCTGCACGAGTGGGGCCTGCCCACCGCCCGGCACAACAAGGTGGTCGACTCCCTCGACGGCGTACGGGAGTTCATCGCGTACTTCGGCGAGAACCGGCACTCCGTCGAGCACGAGATCGACGGTGTCGTCGTCAAGCTCGACGAGATCCCGCTCCAGGGCCGGCTCGGCTCCACCGCGCGCGCCCCGCGCTGGGCGATCGCGTGGAAGTACGCGCCGGAGGAGGTCAACAGCAAGCTGATCGACATCAAGGTCGGCGTCGGCCGCACGGGGCGCGTCACGCCGTACGCGCAGGTGGAGCCGGTGACGGTGGCCGGTTCCGAGGTCGAGTTCGCCACCCTGCACAACCAGGACGTGGTGAAGGCCAAGGGTGTGCTGATCGGCGACACGGTCGTGCTGCGCAAGGCCGGCGACGTCATTCCGGAGATCCTCGGCCCGGTGGTGGACCTGCGGGACGGCACCGAGCGGGAGTTCGTGATGCCGGCCGAGTGCCCCGAGTGCGGCACGGCGCTGAAGCCGATGAAGGAAGGCGACATCGATCTGCGCTGCCCCAACGCGCGGACCTGTCCCGCCCAGCTGCGCGAGCGGCTGGCCTTCCTCGTCGGCCGGTCGTCCCTCGACATCGAGAACTTCGGCATGGTCGCGGCGGCGGCGCTCACCCGCCCGCTGGAGCCGGCCGAGCCGCCGCTGGCCGACGAGGGCGACCTGTTCGACCTGACGATCGAGCAGCTGCTGCCGATCCGCGCGTACGTCCTCGACCCGGACAGCGGGCTGCCCAAGCGGGACCCGAAGACCGGCGAGGAGAAGATCGTCTCGGTCTTCGCCAACCAGAAGGGCGAGCCGAAGAAGAACGCGCTGGCCATGCTGAAGCACATCGAGGAGGCCAAGACCCGGCCGCTGGCCCGCTTCCTCAACGGCCTGTCGATCCGTCACGTGGGGCCGGTCGCGGCCGAGGCGCTGGCGCGCGAGTTCCGCTCCCTGGAGCGGATCGAGCAGGCCACGGAGCAGGAGCTGGCGGAGGTCGACGGCGTCGGCGGGATCATCGCCGCCGCCGTGAAGCGCTGGTTCGAGGAGGACTGGCACCGCGAGATCGTGCGCAAGTGGCGCGCGGCCGGGGTCGCCCTGGAGGACGAGGGCGCGGGGGAGGAGCAGGGTCCCCGTCCGCTCGACGGGCTGACCGTGGTCGTCACCGGCACCCTGAAGGACTACACCAGGGATGGCGCAAAAGAATCGCTCCAAGCGCGAGGAGCGAAGGTGACCGGTTCCGTTTCAAAGAAGACCGCATTCGTGGTCGTCGGTGACAGCCCGGGTTCCAAGTACGACAAGGCGATGCAGCTGAAAGTTCCGGTTCTGGACGAACAGGGCTTCGTCGTCCTGCTCGAACAGGGGCCGGAAGCCGCCCGTGAGGCCGCCCTGCCCGTCGCCGAGTAG
- a CDS encoding hypothetical protein (identified by MetaGeneAnnotator; putative;~sequence version:1): MPTNAAGSPEAKPTKAARPWGRAMGAALSVGFIPVPLTAGGAVAPRSRRPAAGMSVVMPPGGRRAACPNRVFRRRAGWALARPCATDAQSPQ; this comes from the coding sequence ATGCCCACCAATGCCGCGGGCAGCCCGGAGGCGAAGCCCACGAAGGCCGCGCGGCCCTGGGGTCGCGCGATGGGGGCGGCGCTCTCGGTCGGTTTCATTCCCGTCCCTCTCACAGCCGGCGGTGCCGTCGCACCGCGGAGCCGTCGTCCTGCCGCCGGCATGTCCGTCGTCATGCCGCCGGGCGGTCGCCGCGCCGCGTGTCCGAACCGCGTGTTCCGCCGCCGCGCCGGCTGGGCCCTCGCACGGCCGTGCGCGACGGACGCACAGTCACCACAGTAG
- a CDS encoding phosphodiesterase (Diguanylate-cyclase (DGC) or GGDEF domain; cd01949;~EAL domain. This domain is foundin diverse bacterial signaling proteins. It is called EAL after its conserved residues and is also knownas domain of unknown function 2 (DUF2). The EAL domain has been shown to stimulate degradation of a second...; cd01948;~I-site;~c-di-GMP synthetase (diguanylate cyclase, GGDEF domain) [Signal transduction mechanisms];~identified by MetaGeneAnnotator; putative;~metal binding site [ion binding];~phosphodiesterase [Streptomyces cattleya NRRL 8057 = DSM46488]) — MKPTESAAPIARPQGRAAFVGFASGLPAALVGIAAVAFAAGLYDTLSTGQALFPDGAAGWSLAILTGLIVGHLVALGRDRWWGGTGSGAALTLAVLLLYGWVPACLVSLAVVGLVAAARRHRWRQGLLHGAVDILGTGAAALVLATFDDMPSVAHPWQPLDGGIADVPEIVLAAVAYLACTRLMLWYALAPQGGGLPTVARSALIRQGLVALALFAIAPLVCVVAASRPALLPLFAVPLIALDSTLWIARARAEEQLRDHLTGLPNRQWLLERTWTALEEAEGEGVRSALVLIDLDRFRSVNDTLGHLAGDRLLLQIAERLRLALPRGAEAARLGGDEFAVLLPTADSTTSAQRVARHLVAELSSPLDLDGLTLVLEASAGVAVFPDHALDAEGLLRRADVAMYQAKRDRTGVEVYESKRDSNTPDRLGLLGDLRRALDAGDVELHYQPKVRFDGQVAGLEALVRWVHPERGKVPPDEFIAIAETSGLMPHLTEYVLETALAQVARWRAQGLDVPVAVNVSPRDVHTPGFAGAVAARLARHGVPAGALQLEITEHVLLEDPQRAADTMAGLTGHGVKMSLDDFGTGYSSLVHLRRLPVSELKIDRSFVARLAVDTEDAEIVRCTVDLAHSLGLLVVAEGVEDDATWERLRALGCDAVQGWLVAAAMPPAEATAWLRARGEHGWRRPSEIAAANAAAAAATASAAAPADITAAEITAVTDRDHPSGRIAW; from the coding sequence ATGAAACCGACCGAGAGCGCCGCCCCCATCGCGCGACCCCAGGGCCGCGCGGCCTTCGTGGGCTTCGCCTCCGGGCTGCCCGCGGCATTGGTGGGCATCGCCGCCGTCGCCTTCGCCGCGGGCCTCTACGACACCCTGAGCACGGGTCAGGCACTCTTCCCGGACGGCGCCGCCGGCTGGTCCCTCGCCATCCTCACCGGTCTCATCGTCGGCCACCTCGTGGCCCTCGGCCGCGACCGCTGGTGGGGCGGCACCGGCTCCGGCGCCGCGCTCACCCTCGCCGTCCTGCTGCTGTACGGCTGGGTGCCCGCCTGTCTGGTCTCGCTCGCCGTGGTCGGCCTCGTCGCCGCCGCCCGCCGCCACCGCTGGCGCCAGGGCCTGCTGCACGGCGCCGTCGACATCCTCGGCACCGGCGCCGCCGCCCTCGTCCTCGCCACCTTCGACGACATGCCCTCCGTCGCCCACCCCTGGCAGCCCCTCGACGGTGGCATCGCCGACGTCCCCGAGATCGTGCTCGCCGCCGTCGCCTACCTCGCCTGCACCCGGCTGATGCTCTGGTACGCGCTCGCGCCACAGGGCGGCGGCCTGCCCACCGTCGCCCGCAGCGCCCTGATCCGCCAGGGCCTCGTCGCCCTCGCGCTGTTCGCGATAGCCCCGCTCGTCTGCGTCGTCGCCGCCTCCCGCCCCGCGCTCCTGCCGCTCTTCGCCGTCCCGCTGATCGCCCTCGACTCCACCCTGTGGATCGCCCGCGCCCGCGCCGAGGAACAGCTCCGCGACCACCTCACCGGCCTGCCCAACCGCCAGTGGCTCCTGGAACGCACCTGGACCGCTCTGGAGGAGGCCGAGGGCGAAGGCGTCCGCTCCGCCCTCGTCCTCATCGACCTCGACCGCTTCCGCTCGGTCAACGACACCCTCGGCCACCTCGCCGGAGACCGCCTGCTGCTCCAGATCGCCGAACGGCTCCGGCTCGCCCTCCCGCGCGGCGCCGAGGCCGCCCGCCTCGGCGGTGACGAGTTCGCCGTCCTGCTGCCCACCGCCGACTCCACCACCAGCGCCCAGCGCGTCGCCCGCCACCTCGTCGCCGAGCTGTCCTCCCCGCTCGACCTCGACGGCCTCACCCTCGTCCTGGAGGCCAGCGCCGGCGTCGCCGTCTTCCCCGACCACGCGCTGGACGCCGAGGGCCTGCTGCGCCGCGCCGATGTCGCCATGTACCAGGCCAAGCGGGACCGCACCGGCGTCGAGGTGTACGAGTCGAAGCGCGACTCCAACACCCCCGACCGCCTCGGCCTCCTCGGCGACCTGCGCCGCGCCCTCGACGCCGGCGACGTCGAGCTGCACTACCAGCCCAAGGTCCGCTTCGACGGCCAGGTCGCCGGCCTGGAGGCGCTGGTCCGCTGGGTGCACCCGGAGCGCGGAAAGGTCCCGCCGGACGAGTTCATCGCCATCGCCGAGACCTCCGGCCTGATGCCGCACCTGACCGAGTACGTCCTGGAGACCGCCCTCGCCCAGGTCGCCCGCTGGCGCGCCCAGGGCCTCGACGTCCCCGTCGCCGTCAACGTCTCCCCGCGCGACGTCCACACCCCCGGCTTCGCCGGCGCCGTCGCCGCCCGCCTCGCCCGCCACGGCGTCCCGGCCGGCGCGCTCCAGCTGGAGATAACCGAGCACGTCCTCCTGGAGGACCCGCAGCGGGCCGCCGACACCATGGCCGGCCTCACCGGCCACGGCGTCAAGATGTCCCTCGACGACTTCGGCACCGGCTACTCCTCCCTCGTCCACCTGCGCCGCCTCCCGGTGAGCGAACTGAAGATCGACCGGTCCTTCGTCGCCCGCCTCGCCGTCGACACCGAGGACGCCGAGATCGTCCGCTGTACGGTCGACCTCGCCCACTCCCTCGGCCTGCTCGTCGTCGCCGAGGGCGTCGAGGACGACGCGACCTGGGAGCGCCTGCGCGCCCTGGGCTGCGACGCCGTCCAGGGCTGGCTGGTCGCCGCGGCCATGCCGCCCGCCGAGGCCACCGCCTGGCTGCGCGCCCGCGGCGAGCACGGCTGGCGCCGCCCCTCCGAGATCGCCGCGGCGAACGCGGCGGCGGCCGCCGCGACCGCTTCCGCCGCCGCTCCCGCGGACATCACCGCCGCCGAGATCACGGCCGTCACGGACCGCGATCACCCCTCCGGCCGGATCGCCTGGTAG
- a CDS encoding aspartyl-tRNA(asn)/glutamyl-tRNA (gln) amidotransferase subunit C (Glu-tRNAGln amidotransferase C subunit; cl00495;~aspartyl-tRNA(Asn)/glutamyl-tRNA (Gln) amidotransferase subunit C [Amycolatopsis mediterranei U32];~identified by MetaGeneAnnotator; putative), with product MPGITREEVAHLARLARLELKSEELDHFAGQLDDIIGAVARVSEVADQDVPPTSHPLPLTNVMRADEVRPSLTPDQALSGAPAQEQQRFKVPQILGED from the coding sequence ATGCCTGGCATCACGCGCGAGGAGGTTGCACACCTCGCACGGCTGGCGCGTCTGGAGCTGAAGAGCGAGGAACTCGACCACTTCGCCGGTCAGCTCGACGACATCATCGGCGCGGTCGCCCGCGTCTCCGAGGTCGCCGACCAAGACGTACCGCCGACCTCCCACCCGCTGCCGCTGACCAATGTCATGCGTGCGGACGAGGTCCGTCCGTCGCTCACCCCCGACCAGGCGCTCTCCGGCGCCCCGGCCCAGGAGCAGCAGCGTTTCAAGGTGCCGCAGATCCTGGGGGAGGACTAA
- a CDS encoding aspartyl-tRNA(asn)/glutamyl-tRNA (gln) amidotransferase subunit A (Amidase; cl11426;~Asp-tRNAAsn/Glu-tRNAGln amidotransferase A subunit and related amidases [Translation,ribosomal structure and biogenesis]; COG0154;~aspartyl-tRNA(Asn)/glutamyl-tRNA (Gln) amidotransferase subunit A [Amycolatopsis mediterranei U32];~identified by MetaGeneAnnotator; putative), whose translation MTDNSTIIKLTAAEIAARIASGELTAVEVTEAHLARIDAVDEKVHAFLHVDREGALAQARAVDEKRARGEKLGPLAGVPLALKDIFTTKGVPTTVGSKMLEGWIPPYDATLVKNLKAADVVILGKTNMDEFAMGSSTENSAYGPTGNPWDLTRIPGGSGGGSSAAIASYEAPLAIGTDTGGSIRQPAAVTGTVGVKPTYGAVSRYGMVAFSSSLDQGGPCARTVLDAALLHEAIAGHDPLDSTSIDAPVPPVVEAARNGSVAGMRIGVVKQFRGEGYQAGVVQRFDESVELLKSLGAEVVEVDCPTFDLALSAYYLIAPSECSSNLARFDGLRYGLRAGDDGTRSAEDVTALTREAGFGDEVKRRIILGTYALSSGYYDAWFGSAQKVRTLITREFEKAFEQVDVLVSPTTPTTAFPIGERADDPMAMYLADLCTIPTNLAGNAAMSLPCGLAPEDGLPVGLQIIAPALKDDRLYKVGAAVEAAFVEKWGHPLLEEAPSL comes from the coding sequence ATGACGGACAACAGCACCATCATCAAGCTCACCGCCGCGGAGATCGCGGCGAGGATCGCCTCCGGCGAGCTCACCGCCGTCGAGGTCACCGAGGCCCACCTGGCCCGGATCGACGCCGTCGACGAGAAGGTCCACGCCTTCCTGCACGTCGACCGGGAGGGCGCCCTCGCCCAGGCCCGCGCCGTCGACGAGAAGCGCGCCCGCGGCGAGAAGCTCGGCCCGCTGGCCGGCGTCCCGCTCGCGCTCAAGGACATCTTCACGACCAAGGGCGTGCCCACGACGGTCGGCTCGAAGATGCTGGAGGGCTGGATCCCTCCGTACGACGCCACGCTGGTCAAGAACCTGAAGGCCGCGGACGTGGTCATCCTGGGCAAGACCAACATGGACGAGTTCGCGATGGGCTCCTCCACGGAGAACAGCGCGTACGGCCCGACCGGCAACCCCTGGGACCTGACCCGGATCCCCGGCGGCTCCGGCGGCGGCTCCTCGGCCGCCATCGCCTCGTACGAGGCCCCGCTCGCCATCGGCACGGACACCGGCGGCTCCATCCGCCAGCCCGCCGCCGTCACCGGCACCGTCGGCGTCAAGCCGACGTACGGCGCGGTCTCCCGCTACGGCATGGTCGCCTTCTCCTCCTCGCTCGACCAGGGCGGCCCGTGTGCCCGTACGGTCCTCGACGCGGCCCTGCTGCACGAGGCCATCGCCGGCCACGACCCGCTCGACTCGACCTCCATCGACGCCCCGGTCCCGCCGGTCGTCGAGGCCGCCCGCAACGGCTCGGTCGCCGGCATGCGGATCGGTGTCGTCAAGCAGTTCCGCGGCGAGGGCTACCAGGCCGGTGTCGTGCAGCGCTTCGACGAGTCCGTCGAGCTGCTGAAGTCGCTGGGCGCCGAGGTCGTCGAGGTGGACTGCCCCACCTTCGACCTCGCGCTCTCCGCGTACTACCTGATCGCGCCGTCCGAGTGCTCCTCCAACCTGGCCCGCTTCGACGGTCTGCGCTACGGCCTGCGCGCCGGCGACGACGGCACCCGGTCCGCCGAGGACGTCACCGCGCTGACCCGTGAGGCCGGCTTCGGCGACGAGGTCAAGCGCCGCATCATCCTCGGTACGTACGCGCTCAGCTCCGGCTACTACGACGCGTGGTTCGGCTCGGCCCAGAAGGTTCGTACCCTCATCACCCGCGAGTTCGAGAAGGCGTTCGAGCAGGTCGACGTGCTCGTCTCCCCGACGACCCCGACCACCGCCTTCCCGATCGGCGAGCGCGCCGACGACCCGATGGCGATGTACCTCGCGGACCTGTGCACCATTCCGACCAACCTGGCCGGCAACGCCGCCATGTCGCTCCCGTGCGGCCTGGCGCCGGAGGACGGTCTGCCGGTCGGCCTGCAGATCATCGCCCCCGCCCTGAAGGACGACCGCCTCTACAAGGTCGGTGCCGCCGTCGAGGCCGCCTTCGTGGAAAAGTGGGGTCACCCGCTGCTTGAGGAGGCTCCGTCGCTGTGA
- a CDS encoding hypothetical protein (identified by MetaGeneAnnotator; putative;~predicted protein [Streptomyces albus J1074]), with the protein MTSALQKAKGFKKSKTGTYLSMGTTAFGAVAVAKQVKKARADHDTLKLIDAVVSAAAIVTGLAILYRELKRLGDDDVLLG; encoded by the coding sequence GTGACCAGTGCACTGCAGAAGGCCAAGGGCTTCAAGAAGTCCAAGACCGGTACGTACCTGTCCATGGGCACCACCGCGTTCGGTGCCGTCGCCGTGGCCAAGCAGGTCAAGAAGGCGCGCGCGGACCACGACACGCTGAAGCTCATCGACGCCGTCGTGTCCGCCGCCGCCATCGTCACCGGCCTCGCGATCCTGTACCGCGAGCTGAAGCGCCTCGGCGACGACGACGTCCTGCTGGGCTGA
- a CDS encoding aspartyl-tRNA(asn)/glutamyl-tRNA (gln) amidotransferase subunit B (GatB domain; cl11497;~GatB/GatE catalytic domain; pfam02934;~aspartyl-tRNA(Asn)/glutamyl-tRNA (Gln) amidotransferase subunit B [Amycolatopsis mediterranei U32];~aspartyl/glutamyl-tRNA amidotransferase subunit B; Validated; PRK05477;~identified by MetaGeneAnnotator; putative), with protein MTVTELLSYEAALAEYDPVMGLEVHVELGTKTKMFCGCSTELGQDANAQTCPTCLGLPGALPVVNEIGVESAIKIGLALNCSIAEWCRFARKNYFYPDMPKNFQTSQYDEPIAFDGYLDVQLEDGEVFRVEIERAHMEEDTGKSTHVGGATGRIHGASHSLLDYNRAGIPLIEIVTKPIVGAGERAPEVAKAYVAELRELIRALGVSEARMDKGQMRCDVNLSLMKKGAERFGTRSETKNVNSLRSVERAARFEIQRHAAVLESGGTILQETRHFHEDDGSTTSGRIKDNAEDYRYFPEPDLVPIAPAREWVEELRKGLPELPRVRRNRLREEWGLGELEMQSILNAGAVDPIAATIEAGADAASARKWWMGELARNANERGVSLDELPITPADVARVSALVAGGDLNDKLARQVIEGVLAGEGTPDEVVEKRGLKVVSDDSALGAAVDEAIAGNAGIADKIRGGKVAAVGALVGAVMKATRGQADAAKVKDLILEKLGVSEG; from the coding sequence GTGACTGTCACTGAACTGCTGTCGTACGAGGCGGCCCTCGCCGAGTACGACCCCGTCATGGGCCTGGAGGTCCATGTCGAGCTCGGCACGAAGACCAAGATGTTCTGCGGCTGCTCGACCGAGCTGGGCCAGGACGCCAACGCGCAGACCTGCCCGACCTGCCTCGGCCTGCCCGGCGCGCTGCCGGTCGTCAACGAGATCGGCGTCGAGTCCGCGATCAAGATCGGCCTCGCGCTGAACTGCTCGATCGCCGAGTGGTGCCGCTTCGCCCGGAAGAACTACTTCTATCCGGACATGCCGAAGAACTTCCAGACCTCCCAGTACGACGAGCCCATCGCCTTCGACGGCTACCTGGACGTCCAGCTGGAGGACGGCGAGGTCTTCCGCGTGGAGATCGAGCGCGCCCACATGGAGGAGGACACCGGCAAGTCCACCCACGTGGGTGGCGCGACCGGCCGCATCCACGGCGCCTCGCACTCGCTGCTCGACTACAACCGGGCCGGCATCCCGCTCATCGAGATCGTCACCAAGCCGATCGTCGGCGCGGGCGAGCGGGCCCCCGAGGTCGCCAAGGCGTACGTGGCGGAGCTGCGCGAGCTGATCCGTGCCCTGGGCGTCTCCGAGGCGCGCATGGACAAGGGCCAGATGCGCTGCGACGTCAACCTGTCGCTGATGAAGAAGGGCGCCGAGCGCTTCGGCACCCGCTCGGAGACGAAGAACGTCAACTCGCTGCGCTCCGTCGAGCGGGCGGCGCGCTTCGAGATCCAGCGCCACGCGGCGGTCCTGGAGTCCGGCGGCACGATCCTCCAGGAGACCCGTCACTTCCACGAGGACGACGGCTCCACCACCTCGGGCCGCATCAAGGACAACGCCGAGGACTACCGCTACTTCCCCGAGCCGGACCTGGTGCCGATCGCTCCCGCCCGCGAGTGGGTCGAGGAGCTCCGCAAGGGGCTTCCCGAGCTGCCGCGCGTACGCCGGAACCGGCTGCGCGAGGAGTGGGGCCTCGGCGAGCTGGAGATGCAGTCCATCCTCAACGCGGGCGCGGTCGACCCGATCGCGGCCACGATCGAGGCGGGCGCGGACGCGGCTTCGGCCCGCAAGTGGTGGATGGGCGAGCTGGCCCGCAACGCCAACGAGCGCGGCGTCTCCCTCGACGAGCTGCCGATCACCCCGGCGGACGTCGCCCGGGTCTCCGCCCTGGTCGCCGGCGGCGACCTGAACGACAAGCTGGCCCGTCAGGTCATCGAAGGCGTTCTCGCGGGCGAGGGCACCCCGGACGAGGTCGTCGAGAAGCGCGGCCTGAAGGTCGTCTCCGACGACAGCGCGCTCGGCGCGGCGGTCGACGAGGCCATCGCGGGCAACGCGGGCATCGCCGACAAGATCCGCGGCGGCAAGGTCGCCGCGGTCGGTGCCCTGGTCGGCGCGGTCATGAAGGCCACCCGAGGCCAGGCCGACGCGGCGAAGGTCAAGGACCTGATCCTGGAGAAGCTGGGCGTCAGCGAAGGCTGA
- a CDS encoding hypothetical protein (identified by MetaGeneAnnotator; putative;~predicted protein [Streptomyces ghanaensis ATCC14672]): MLWAVSLSTMELIPHSLTAVLSLTGIRSLAKVSNPVGPIAYPVLYLRQETHDAAPKCISGRTSYHGV, encoded by the coding sequence ATGCTCTGGGCTGTTTCCCTCTCGACCATGGAGCTTATCCCCCACAGTCTCACTGCCGTGCTCTCACTTACCGGCATTCGGAGTTTGGCTAAGGTCAGTAACCCGGTAGGGCCCATCGCCTATCCAGTGCTCTACCTCCGGCAAGAAACACACGACGCTGCACCTAAATGCATTTCGGGGAGAACCAGCTATCACGGAGTTTGA